One Ananas comosus cultivar F153 linkage group 1, ASM154086v1, whole genome shotgun sequence DNA window includes the following coding sequences:
- the LOC109712193 gene encoding 1-phosphatidylinositol-3-phosphate 5-kinase FAB1B-like isoform X2, translated as MSVICHSCSSLDSMMTNGYFCGRCYPSFSNGYENRDESSMMDCECQFGCRKSCLDDYAEEYLTMDGSSPYATPLLSPASSFSSYGSCLSTLDDFLDEENLQVSLTCSQISREDGIEELDTGQTDSDIQISECVKEHEDVSSVTDINIESSNSIVDTNGMSIPVSAEDIFSSNLVPLDVSECGKDEKVECLNNMLDTSNDEKVEYLNSMLEHETVPPVTDINIKPFHAIIDTNGHSLPISAEENFSSNLLPVDVSEYDKDEKVEYLNDIVDTSKDEKAEHLNNMLEHESVSLATDIDNAKLSNLLPLDVSEHGNDEKPGSINDTLDIGCSAKPIDDPNKIENCNSSICPLTLSNFEIDPLLWIPPEPADKEDDIKNIANDDDGYYSDGVKWGHPSLFGGVNEEGGYNYNSQEERQTAMLEAMNGQFKILVGRLLASEGIFNSESDGGESWLDIVASLSWEAALLVQPDGSEGKEMDPCSYVKVKCIASGTRRQSEVIKGLVFKKNAAHKHMPTKFKNPRLLFLRGVFGHSASGFSSFNSMEQEKGHFEKSIVKMMEMCQPNVVLVEKAVSRDIQEFLLKQGVTLVLDMKLHRLERIARCTGSPVISFSDVLTNPKLKQCEFFHVERFVEEHNGVGEGAKRPSKTLMFLEGLPKPLGCTILLKGATSEELKKIKNVMQYAVFAAYHLILETSFFADQRVFLTEMNAVREEKSVNVKNEALPLCDNALSSKVPNSSMLSTVSEGFTSSCNGFNVLGTQSIDLPVTLSPESIDSRPVANIKGKQDNKPIFDEKAEKVSDASEIIGFHGVDHNVFVPKSILILVSSQCTTKESVCEQNHISRITCYGNSDVPLGRYLQEILLNQKHRCSSCGEPPESHVYSYTHHNGSLTVRVQSLPPKLHLSGEGKGKIWMWTQCLRCACEGRGIAGSSQRVVISRSARNLSFGKFLGLSFSSDSAARRLSKCGHSLHRDCLRFFGLGSRVAIFRYSSVEIYAACKPPPTLEFPNSNGEDWLKKEQKNVLSRVDLLFSEIANLLQNLRIKYPSVLSKCCNSVFINGFTLVEEMLMQEKRDFEDSLLNVIDHSGKQGIIHIILVLNWLYQELLLWLYVWDHRLDHILQCKQVEQEKDIVSSNGIVKQNMLEDDHKISEDSNELIMDVNRSPFSKSYSHPEHEQTVLEMVLGQINGDFGNRFHSLHDDDYGENDHEGTIPVSNGMQLDTSTQDTKDGLLEKPTDIKVQNDEKVSSDETYPVRSNAAQDLCNAKLEDTENWFWAPFSRLKMTYRNDIQCGSLEKFHLINNYTPSHLSPVFQLSTEKYTVCSGGNVLSVSEDEISSIIALALATEPNKSMGSVDSETNHSASIASSLSADELSSFFDSDGLSPLTLQGMRPEIFIDTAKIGLKSKCSVVCIYAKQFYALRKKCCPSELAYISSLSRCKKWDAQGGKSKALFAKSLDERLIIKQIKKAEFDSFLKFGPDYFKYISSLESGSQTCLARILGIYQVKQIKNGKEMKIDLLVMENLFFGHNISRTYDLKGAVFSRHISDSDERGKVLLDQNFIEDMRKSPIYISGKTKHLLQRAIWNDTHFLNLCNVMDYSLLVGVDKERKELVFGIIDYLRQYTWDKQLETWVKASLVVPKNELPTVISPKEYKKRFRAFMSKHFLSVPDSSSLEVYEKQQEKPIEE; from the exons ATGAGTGTGATTTGCCATTCTTGTAGTTCTCTAGATTCAATGATGACTAACGGGTATTTCTGTGGAAGATGCTATCCTTCCTTCTCTAACGGCTACGAGAATAGGGATGAATCATCTATGATGGATTGCGAATGCCAATTTGGTTGCCGTAAATCCTGTTTAGATGATTATGCCGAGGAGTATTTAACGATGGATGGCTCGAGTCCTTATGCCACTCCTCTTCTCAGTCCAGCCTCTTCCTTTTCAAGCTACGGAAGCTGCCTATCAACCCTAG atgaTTTCCTTGATGAGGAGAATCTACAAGTCAG CTTAACATGTTCTCAAATCAGCAGAGAGGATGGAATTGAGGAGCTTGATACTGGTCAAACTGATTCAGACATACAGATCAGTGAATGCGTGAAGGAGCATGAAGATGTATCTTCAGTAACAGATATTAATATTGAGTCATCTAATTCTATAGTTGACACAAATGGCATGAGTATTCCTGTATCAGCAGAAgatatcttttcatccaaccTGGTTCCACTGGATGTTTCTGAATGTGGTAAGGATGAGAAAGTTGAATGTCTCAATAACATGTTGGACACTAGTAATGATGAGAAAGTCGAATATCTTAATAGCATGTTGGAGCATGAAACTGTGCCTCCAGTTACAGATATTAATATCAAGCCATTTCATGCTATTATTGATACGAATGGCCATAGCTTACCCATATCAGCAGAAGAGAATTTTTCATCCAACCTGTTACCCGTTGATGTTTCTGAATATGATAAGGATGAGAAAGTGGAATATCTTAATGACATCGTGGACACTAGTAAGGATGAGAAAGCCGAGCATCTTAATAACATGTTGGAGCATGAAAGTGTGTCTTTGGCTACAGATATTGATAATGCCAAGCTATCAAACCTGTTACCACTTGATGTTTCTGAACATGGTAATGATGAGAAACCCGGATCTATTAACGACACATTGGACATTGGTTGCTCTGCAAAACCAATTGATGATCCAAATAAGATAGAGAATTGCAACAGCAGTATTTGCCCGCTGACTTTATCCAACTTTGAAATAGATCCTCTCCTCTGGATACCCCCTGAGCCTGCGGATAAAGAAGACGACATTAAAAATATTGCAAATGACGATGATGGCTACTATAGTGATGGTGTAAAGTGGGGTCATCCTAGTTTGTTTGGTGGGGTCAATGAAGAAGGTGGATACAATTACAATTCTCAAGAAGAGCGCCAAACGGCCATGTTGGAAGCTATGAATGGGCAATTTAAGATTCTTGTAGGTCGGCTTTTGGCATCGGAGGGTATTTTTAACTCGGAAAGTGATGGTGGCGAGAGTTGGCTTGATATCGTCGCTTCTTTATCATGGGAAGCTGCACTGCTTGTACAACCTGATGGTAGCGAGGGGAAGGAAATGGATCCTTGTTCTTATGTGAAGGTGAAATGCATTGCATCTGGTACTCGCAGGCAAAG TGAGGTGATCAAGGGTTTAGTTTTCAAGAAGAATGCCGCACATAAGCACATGCCAACCAAGTTCAAAAACCCTAGACTGCTATTCCTTCGAGGAGTCTTTGGGCACTCTGCATCTGGTTTTTCATCATTCAATTCAATGGAACAG GAAAAGGGCCATTTTGAGAAATCTATTGTTAAAATGATGGAAATGTGCCAGCCAAATGTTGTGCTGGTAGAGAAAGCTGTTTCACGAGACATTCAAGAATTTCTTCTAAAACAAGGAGTTACACTGGTTCTTGACATGAAGCTCCACAGATTGGAGAGAATAGCTCGCTGTACTGGTTCTCCTGTTATTTCATTCTCTGATGTTCTAACAAACCCTAAGCTGAAGCAGTGTGAGTTCTTCCATGTTGAGAGATTTGTTGAAGAACATAATGGTGTCGGCGAAGGTGCAAAGAGGCCATCCAAAACTCTGATGTTTTTAGAGGGTTTACCGAAACCTTTGGGGTGCACA ATATTGCTAAAAGGAGCGACTAGTGAGGAACTGAAGAAGATTAAGAATGTGATGCAGTATGCTGTCTTCGCAGCATATCATTTGATTCTTGAAACTTCATTCTTTGCGGATCAAAGGGTATTTCTTACTGAGATGAATGCTGTTAGAGAAGAGAAGTCTGTTAATGTTAAAAACGAGGCTTTGCCTCTTTGTGACAACGCTCTTAGTTCTAAAGTTCCTAATTCTTCAATGCTATCAACAGTCTCAGAAGGCTTTACCTCATCATGCAATGGTTTTAATGTGCTTGGCACTCAGAGCATTGATCTTCCTGTTACTTTATCTCCAGAGTCAATTGATAGTCGGCCAGTAGCAAACATCAAAGGAAAACAAGATAATAAACccatttttgatgaaaaagcaGAAAAGGTTTCAGATGCCTCTGAAATAATTGGGTTTCATGGTGTTGATCATAATGTATTTGTCCCAAAGAGTATATTGATTTTGGTCTCTAGCCAATGCACCACGAAAGAGTCTGTTTGCGAGCAGAACCATATTTCCCGTATTACGTGCTATGGAAATTCTGATGTGCCACTAGGGCGATATTTGCAAGAAATTTTACTTAATCAG AAACATAGGTGCTCCTCATGTGGCGAGCCCCCAGAGTCTCATGTGTACTCTTACACCCACCATAATGGAAGTCTCACCGTTCGTGTTCAGAGCCTTCCTCCAAAATTGCATTTATCTGGTGAAGGTAAAGGAAAGATTTGGATGTGGACCCAATGTTTACGGTGTGCGTGTGAAGGTCGTGGGATCGCAGGGTCCAGCCAAAGGGTAGTAATTTCTCGTTCGGCGCGTAATCTTTCCTTTGGGAAGTTCTTGGGACTCAGTTTTTCAAGCGATTCTGCTGCTAGAAGGTTATCTAAGTGTGGGCATTCATTGCATAGGGACTGTCTACGCTTTTTTGG ATTAGGGTCAAGAGTTGCTATCTTCAGATACTCATCAGTTGAAATCTATGCTGCTTGTAAGCCACCTCCGACCCTCGAGTTCCCCAACTCCAATGGAGAAGACTGGCTTAAGAAAGAACAGAAAAAT GTTCTTTCTAGAGTAGACCTGCTTTTTTCCGAGATAGCAAATTTGCTTCAAAACTTGAGGATTAAGTATCCCAGTGTTCTCTCAAAATGTTGCAATTCAGTGTTTATCAATGGATTTACCCTGGTTGAAGAGATGTTGATGCAGGAAAAGAGAGACTTTGAg GATTCTTTGCTGAATGTTATTGATCATAGTGGTAAACAAGGTATCATCCACATCATACTTGTCTTAAATTGGCTCTACCAGGAGCTGCTTCTTTGGCTTTATGTTTGGGACCATCGATTGGATCATATTCTGCAGTGTAAACAAGTTGAACAGGAAAAGGACATTGTTTCGTCCAATGGTATTGTTAAACAAAATATGCTTGAAGATGATCATAAAATTTCTGAGGATTCCAACGAATTAATTATGGATGTCAATAGATCCCCCTTTTCTAAGAGTTACTCTCATCCCGAACATGAGCAAACTGTGCTAGAAATGGTGCTCGGTCAAATTAATGGAGATTTTGGCAACAGATTTCATAGTCTTCATGATGATGACTACGGTGAAAATGACCATGAAGGGACCATTCCTGTTTCCAATGGTATGCAGTTAGACACCTCTACCCAAGATACCAAAGATGGTCTTCTTGAAAAACCAACTGATATCAAAGTCCAAAATGATGAGAAGGTCAGCTCCGATGAAACATATCCTGTTCGTTCAAATGCAGCTCAAGATTTGTGCAATGCGAAATTGGAAGATACAGAAAATTGGTTTTGGGCTCCATTTTCTAGGTTGAAAATGACATACAGAAATGATATTCAATGTGGTTCTCTTGAGAAGTTTCATCTTATCAATAACTACACCCCATCTCATCTTTCTCCAGTTTTTCAACTATCTACGGAGAAATATACTGTATGCTCTGGGGGAAATGTTTTGTCCGTCTCCGAGGATGAAATCTCTAGCATAATTGCTCTTGCATTAGCCACAGAGCCTAACAAATCAATGGGATCTGTTGATTCTGAGACAAACCATTCAGCGAGCATCGCCTCATCGCTTTCTGCTGATGAATTATCTTCCTTTTTTGATTCTGACGGTTTATCTCCATTAACTTTGCAAGGAATGCGTCCTGAAATTTTTATTGACACTGCAAAAATTGGTCTGAAGAGTAAATGTTCGGTTGTTTGTATATATGCAAAGCAGTTCTATGCTCTTCGAAAGAAGTGTTGTCCATCAGAACTTGCCTACATATCTTCCTTAAGCCGATGCAAGAAGTGGGATGCTCAAGGTGGAAAAAGTAAGGCTTTATTTGCCAAGTCGTTGGATGAGAGGCTTATCATAAAGCAAATCAAGAAGGCAGAATTCGACTCATTTTTGAAGTTTGGGCCTGATTATTTCAAGTACATATCCTCTTTAGAGTCAGGAAGTCAAACATGCCTTGCTAGAATCCTGGGAATATATCAG GTTAAGCAAATTAAAAATGGCAAAGAAATGAAAATTGATCTGCTGGTGATGGAAAATCTTTTCTTTGGGCATAACATTTCACGCACGTATGATCTTAAGGGCGCCGTTTTCTCCCGTCATATTTCAGATTCAGATGAACGTGGAAAAGTACTTTTGGATCAAAACTTTATTGAGGATATGCGTAAATCTCCCATTTACATCAGTGGAAAAACGAAGCATCTTCTGCAGCGTGCCATTTGGAATGATACTCATTTTCTTAAT TTGTGTAATGTAATGGATTACTCTTTACTTGTGGGAGTGGACAAGGAGCGGAAAGAACTTGTATTTGGAATCATAGATTACCTGAGGCAATATACTTGGGATAAACAGCTCGAGACTTGGGTGAAAGCTTCTCTTGTGGTTCCTAAGAATGAACTGCCAACTGTGATTTCCCCTAAAGAATACAAGAAAAGGTTTAGGGCCTTTATGTCAAAACACTTCCTGAGTGTTCCAGATAGCAGTTCACTTGAAGTCTATGAGAAGCAGCAAGAAAAGCCAATTGAGGAGTAA
- the LOC109712193 gene encoding 1-phosphatidylinositol-3-phosphate 5-kinase FAB1B-like isoform X1 — protein sequence MSVICHSCSSLDSMMTNGYFCGRCYPSFSNGYENRDESSMMDCECQFGCRKSCLDDYAEEYLTMDGSSPYATPLLSPASSFSSYGSCLSTLDDFLDEENLQVSLTCSQISREDGIEELDTGQTDSDIQISECVKEHEDVSSVTDINIESSNSIVDTNGMSIPVSAEDIFSSNLVPLDVSECGKDEKVECLNNMLDTSNDEKVEYLNSMLEHETVPPVTDINIKPFHAIIDTNGHSLPISAEENFSSNLLPVDVSEYDKDEKVEYLNDIVDTSKDEKAEHLNNMLEHESVSLATDIDNAKLSNLLPLDVSEHGNDEKPGSINDTLDIGCSAKPIDDPNKIENCNSSICPLTLSNFEIDPLLWIPPEPADKEDDIKNIANDDDGYYSDGVKWGHPSLFGGVNEEGGYNYNSQEERQTAMLEAMNGQFKILVGRLLASEGIFNSESDGGESWLDIVASLSWEAALLVQPDGSEGKEMDPCSYVKVKCIASGTRRQSEVIKGLVFKKNAAHKHMPTKFKNPRLLFLRGVFGHSASGFSSFNSMEQEKGHFEKSIVKMMEMCQPNVVLVEKAVSRDIQEFLLKQGVTLVLDMKLHRLERIARCTGSPVISFSDVLTNPKLKQCEFFHVERFVEEHNGVGEGAKRPSKTLMFLEGLPKPLGCTILLKGATSEELKKIKNVMQYAVFAAYHLILETSFFADQRVFLTEMNAVREEKSVNVKNEALPLCDNALSSKVPNSSMLSTVSEGFTSSCNGFNVLGTQSIDLPVTLSPESIDSRPVANIKGKQDNKPIFDEKAEKVSDASEIIGFHGVDHNVFVPKSILILVSSQCTTKESVCEQNHISRITCYGNSDVPLGRYLQEILLNQKHRCSSCGEPPESHVYSYTHHNGSLTVRVQSLPPKLHLSGEGKGKIWMWTQCLRCACEGRGIAGSSQRVVISRSARNLSFGKFLGLSFSSDSAARRLSKCGHSLHRDCLRFFGLGSRVAIFRYSSVEIYAACKPPPTLEFPNSNGEDWLKKEQKNVLSRVDLLFSEIANLLQNLRIKYPSVLSKCCNSVFINGFTLVEEMLMQEKRDFEDQDSLLNVIDHSGKQGIIHIILVLNWLYQELLLWLYVWDHRLDHILQCKQVEQEKDIVSSNGIVKQNMLEDDHKISEDSNELIMDVNRSPFSKSYSHPEHEQTVLEMVLGQINGDFGNRFHSLHDDDYGENDHEGTIPVSNGMQLDTSTQDTKDGLLEKPTDIKVQNDEKVSSDETYPVRSNAAQDLCNAKLEDTENWFWAPFSRLKMTYRNDIQCGSLEKFHLINNYTPSHLSPVFQLSTEKYTVCSGGNVLSVSEDEISSIIALALATEPNKSMGSVDSETNHSASIASSLSADELSSFFDSDGLSPLTLQGMRPEIFIDTAKIGLKSKCSVVCIYAKQFYALRKKCCPSELAYISSLSRCKKWDAQGGKSKALFAKSLDERLIIKQIKKAEFDSFLKFGPDYFKYISSLESGSQTCLARILGIYQVKQIKNGKEMKIDLLVMENLFFGHNISRTYDLKGAVFSRHISDSDERGKVLLDQNFIEDMRKSPIYISGKTKHLLQRAIWNDTHFLNLCNVMDYSLLVGVDKERKELVFGIIDYLRQYTWDKQLETWVKASLVVPKNELPTVISPKEYKKRFRAFMSKHFLSVPDSSSLEVYEKQQEKPIEE from the exons ATGAGTGTGATTTGCCATTCTTGTAGTTCTCTAGATTCAATGATGACTAACGGGTATTTCTGTGGAAGATGCTATCCTTCCTTCTCTAACGGCTACGAGAATAGGGATGAATCATCTATGATGGATTGCGAATGCCAATTTGGTTGCCGTAAATCCTGTTTAGATGATTATGCCGAGGAGTATTTAACGATGGATGGCTCGAGTCCTTATGCCACTCCTCTTCTCAGTCCAGCCTCTTCCTTTTCAAGCTACGGAAGCTGCCTATCAACCCTAG atgaTTTCCTTGATGAGGAGAATCTACAAGTCAG CTTAACATGTTCTCAAATCAGCAGAGAGGATGGAATTGAGGAGCTTGATACTGGTCAAACTGATTCAGACATACAGATCAGTGAATGCGTGAAGGAGCATGAAGATGTATCTTCAGTAACAGATATTAATATTGAGTCATCTAATTCTATAGTTGACACAAATGGCATGAGTATTCCTGTATCAGCAGAAgatatcttttcatccaaccTGGTTCCACTGGATGTTTCTGAATGTGGTAAGGATGAGAAAGTTGAATGTCTCAATAACATGTTGGACACTAGTAATGATGAGAAAGTCGAATATCTTAATAGCATGTTGGAGCATGAAACTGTGCCTCCAGTTACAGATATTAATATCAAGCCATTTCATGCTATTATTGATACGAATGGCCATAGCTTACCCATATCAGCAGAAGAGAATTTTTCATCCAACCTGTTACCCGTTGATGTTTCTGAATATGATAAGGATGAGAAAGTGGAATATCTTAATGACATCGTGGACACTAGTAAGGATGAGAAAGCCGAGCATCTTAATAACATGTTGGAGCATGAAAGTGTGTCTTTGGCTACAGATATTGATAATGCCAAGCTATCAAACCTGTTACCACTTGATGTTTCTGAACATGGTAATGATGAGAAACCCGGATCTATTAACGACACATTGGACATTGGTTGCTCTGCAAAACCAATTGATGATCCAAATAAGATAGAGAATTGCAACAGCAGTATTTGCCCGCTGACTTTATCCAACTTTGAAATAGATCCTCTCCTCTGGATACCCCCTGAGCCTGCGGATAAAGAAGACGACATTAAAAATATTGCAAATGACGATGATGGCTACTATAGTGATGGTGTAAAGTGGGGTCATCCTAGTTTGTTTGGTGGGGTCAATGAAGAAGGTGGATACAATTACAATTCTCAAGAAGAGCGCCAAACGGCCATGTTGGAAGCTATGAATGGGCAATTTAAGATTCTTGTAGGTCGGCTTTTGGCATCGGAGGGTATTTTTAACTCGGAAAGTGATGGTGGCGAGAGTTGGCTTGATATCGTCGCTTCTTTATCATGGGAAGCTGCACTGCTTGTACAACCTGATGGTAGCGAGGGGAAGGAAATGGATCCTTGTTCTTATGTGAAGGTGAAATGCATTGCATCTGGTACTCGCAGGCAAAG TGAGGTGATCAAGGGTTTAGTTTTCAAGAAGAATGCCGCACATAAGCACATGCCAACCAAGTTCAAAAACCCTAGACTGCTATTCCTTCGAGGAGTCTTTGGGCACTCTGCATCTGGTTTTTCATCATTCAATTCAATGGAACAG GAAAAGGGCCATTTTGAGAAATCTATTGTTAAAATGATGGAAATGTGCCAGCCAAATGTTGTGCTGGTAGAGAAAGCTGTTTCACGAGACATTCAAGAATTTCTTCTAAAACAAGGAGTTACACTGGTTCTTGACATGAAGCTCCACAGATTGGAGAGAATAGCTCGCTGTACTGGTTCTCCTGTTATTTCATTCTCTGATGTTCTAACAAACCCTAAGCTGAAGCAGTGTGAGTTCTTCCATGTTGAGAGATTTGTTGAAGAACATAATGGTGTCGGCGAAGGTGCAAAGAGGCCATCCAAAACTCTGATGTTTTTAGAGGGTTTACCGAAACCTTTGGGGTGCACA ATATTGCTAAAAGGAGCGACTAGTGAGGAACTGAAGAAGATTAAGAATGTGATGCAGTATGCTGTCTTCGCAGCATATCATTTGATTCTTGAAACTTCATTCTTTGCGGATCAAAGGGTATTTCTTACTGAGATGAATGCTGTTAGAGAAGAGAAGTCTGTTAATGTTAAAAACGAGGCTTTGCCTCTTTGTGACAACGCTCTTAGTTCTAAAGTTCCTAATTCTTCAATGCTATCAACAGTCTCAGAAGGCTTTACCTCATCATGCAATGGTTTTAATGTGCTTGGCACTCAGAGCATTGATCTTCCTGTTACTTTATCTCCAGAGTCAATTGATAGTCGGCCAGTAGCAAACATCAAAGGAAAACAAGATAATAAACccatttttgatgaaaaagcaGAAAAGGTTTCAGATGCCTCTGAAATAATTGGGTTTCATGGTGTTGATCATAATGTATTTGTCCCAAAGAGTATATTGATTTTGGTCTCTAGCCAATGCACCACGAAAGAGTCTGTTTGCGAGCAGAACCATATTTCCCGTATTACGTGCTATGGAAATTCTGATGTGCCACTAGGGCGATATTTGCAAGAAATTTTACTTAATCAG AAACATAGGTGCTCCTCATGTGGCGAGCCCCCAGAGTCTCATGTGTACTCTTACACCCACCATAATGGAAGTCTCACCGTTCGTGTTCAGAGCCTTCCTCCAAAATTGCATTTATCTGGTGAAGGTAAAGGAAAGATTTGGATGTGGACCCAATGTTTACGGTGTGCGTGTGAAGGTCGTGGGATCGCAGGGTCCAGCCAAAGGGTAGTAATTTCTCGTTCGGCGCGTAATCTTTCCTTTGGGAAGTTCTTGGGACTCAGTTTTTCAAGCGATTCTGCTGCTAGAAGGTTATCTAAGTGTGGGCATTCATTGCATAGGGACTGTCTACGCTTTTTTGG ATTAGGGTCAAGAGTTGCTATCTTCAGATACTCATCAGTTGAAATCTATGCTGCTTGTAAGCCACCTCCGACCCTCGAGTTCCCCAACTCCAATGGAGAAGACTGGCTTAAGAAAGAACAGAAAAAT GTTCTTTCTAGAGTAGACCTGCTTTTTTCCGAGATAGCAAATTTGCTTCAAAACTTGAGGATTAAGTATCCCAGTGTTCTCTCAAAATGTTGCAATTCAGTGTTTATCAATGGATTTACCCTGGTTGAAGAGATGTTGATGCAGGAAAAGAGAGACTTTGAg GATCAGGATTCTTTGCTGAATGTTATTGATCATAGTGGTAAACAAGGTATCATCCACATCATACTTGTCTTAAATTGGCTCTACCAGGAGCTGCTTCTTTGGCTTTATGTTTGGGACCATCGATTGGATCATATTCTGCAGTGTAAACAAGTTGAACAGGAAAAGGACATTGTTTCGTCCAATGGTATTGTTAAACAAAATATGCTTGAAGATGATCATAAAATTTCTGAGGATTCCAACGAATTAATTATGGATGTCAATAGATCCCCCTTTTCTAAGAGTTACTCTCATCCCGAACATGAGCAAACTGTGCTAGAAATGGTGCTCGGTCAAATTAATGGAGATTTTGGCAACAGATTTCATAGTCTTCATGATGATGACTACGGTGAAAATGACCATGAAGGGACCATTCCTGTTTCCAATGGTATGCAGTTAGACACCTCTACCCAAGATACCAAAGATGGTCTTCTTGAAAAACCAACTGATATCAAAGTCCAAAATGATGAGAAGGTCAGCTCCGATGAAACATATCCTGTTCGTTCAAATGCAGCTCAAGATTTGTGCAATGCGAAATTGGAAGATACAGAAAATTGGTTTTGGGCTCCATTTTCTAGGTTGAAAATGACATACAGAAATGATATTCAATGTGGTTCTCTTGAGAAGTTTCATCTTATCAATAACTACACCCCATCTCATCTTTCTCCAGTTTTTCAACTATCTACGGAGAAATATACTGTATGCTCTGGGGGAAATGTTTTGTCCGTCTCCGAGGATGAAATCTCTAGCATAATTGCTCTTGCATTAGCCACAGAGCCTAACAAATCAATGGGATCTGTTGATTCTGAGACAAACCATTCAGCGAGCATCGCCTCATCGCTTTCTGCTGATGAATTATCTTCCTTTTTTGATTCTGACGGTTTATCTCCATTAACTTTGCAAGGAATGCGTCCTGAAATTTTTATTGACACTGCAAAAATTGGTCTGAAGAGTAAATGTTCGGTTGTTTGTATATATGCAAAGCAGTTCTATGCTCTTCGAAAGAAGTGTTGTCCATCAGAACTTGCCTACATATCTTCCTTAAGCCGATGCAAGAAGTGGGATGCTCAAGGTGGAAAAAGTAAGGCTTTATTTGCCAAGTCGTTGGATGAGAGGCTTATCATAAAGCAAATCAAGAAGGCAGAATTCGACTCATTTTTGAAGTTTGGGCCTGATTATTTCAAGTACATATCCTCTTTAGAGTCAGGAAGTCAAACATGCCTTGCTAGAATCCTGGGAATATATCAG GTTAAGCAAATTAAAAATGGCAAAGAAATGAAAATTGATCTGCTGGTGATGGAAAATCTTTTCTTTGGGCATAACATTTCACGCACGTATGATCTTAAGGGCGCCGTTTTCTCCCGTCATATTTCAGATTCAGATGAACGTGGAAAAGTACTTTTGGATCAAAACTTTATTGAGGATATGCGTAAATCTCCCATTTACATCAGTGGAAAAACGAAGCATCTTCTGCAGCGTGCCATTTGGAATGATACTCATTTTCTTAAT TTGTGTAATGTAATGGATTACTCTTTACTTGTGGGAGTGGACAAGGAGCGGAAAGAACTTGTATTTGGAATCATAGATTACCTGAGGCAATATACTTGGGATAAACAGCTCGAGACTTGGGTGAAAGCTTCTCTTGTGGTTCCTAAGAATGAACTGCCAACTGTGATTTCCCCTAAAGAATACAAGAAAAGGTTTAGGGCCTTTATGTCAAAACACTTCCTGAGTGTTCCAGATAGCAGTTCACTTGAAGTCTATGAGAAGCAGCAAGAAAAGCCAATTGAGGAGTAA